The Armatimonadota bacterium genome segment GTTCTCCGGGACGGACGGGTGGTATTCCGGGGAGCGGCCTCCGACCTGTGGGGGAAGTCGGAGCTGCGGCAGGCGTACTTAGGGGAGCTGCGGGGCATGGAGTCCGTAGGCGGGGTGGCGGGCGGATGACGGGGATCGTGCTCGATGGACTCGTACAGGGATTGCAACTGGCCCTGTTGAGCGTGGGTGTGGTCTTCGTGTACGGACTGGGAGGGGTTTTGAACCTGGCGCACGGGCAGGTGGCGGTATCCGGAGGGTTGGTGGCCGCCCTCCTGCTTCAGAGCCGTTGGCCTCCCGTGCTGGCCTGCGCGGCGGGAATCCTCTTTGCGGGATTCGTGGCCCTCCTGCTGGACCAGACCCTTCTACGTCAGGCCTACGCCCGCCGGGGGGAGGAGCGCCTGCTCCTGGGGATCATCCTGACCCTGGGGCTTTCCTTCGCCCTGGATGGACTATTTACCTGGCGGTACCCGAACCTGGCCCTGACCCTGCAGCTCTCCAGCCCCTACGTCCGGATCGGGGGGATTGTGGTGCGCACGGGGAGCCTGGCCGTGGCAGGTCTTGCCGTGGCCGCGTTCCTGGTTCTCCTGGCCTTCCTGAGGGGCACCTTCCTGGGCAAGGCCATCCGGTGCATCATCCAGAACGAGGTAGGAGCCTGGCTGTGCGGGGTGGATGTGCACCGGGTGCGGACCCTCACGGTGGCCCTCAGCGGGCTTTTGGCAGGGGTCGCGGCGGTGGCGCAGGGCTTCTTCTCGTACCTGGGCCCCGAGATGGGGACGGAGTTCACCATTTTGAGCCTGATCGTGGCCGTGGTGGGCGGGGTCCGCAGCCTCACGGGCACCTTCCTCGCGAGCCTCATACTGGGGCTGGTGAACGCCACGTTGAGCTACGCG includes the following:
- a CDS encoding branched-chain amino acid ABC transporter permease, producing MTGIVLDGLVQGLQLALLSVGVVFVYGLGGVLNLAHGQVAVSGGLVAALLLQSRWPPVLACAAGILFAGFVALLLDQTLLRQAYARRGEERLLLGIILTLGLSFALDGLFTWRYPNLALTLQLSSPYVRIGGIVVRTGSLAVAGLAVAAFLVLLAFLRGTFLGKAIRCIIQNEVGAWLCGVDVHRVRTLTVALSGLLAGVAAVAQGFFSYLGPEMGTEFTILSLIVAVVGGVRSLTGTFLASLILGLVNATLSYAVGTYVTWIVLLAVAASTLLIRPEGLLAYWP